One genomic segment of Profundibacter amoris includes these proteins:
- a CDS encoding cobalamin-independent methionine synthase II family protein translates to MPIKTTTIGAFPKPDYVPIKDWFKVTHAADSYTADVLQNWSDSPEHEPAFERATRAAVQTQIDCGIDIPTDGEQRRENYVHYQCRYMDGFDFDNLEHRVLRNGAYESDLPAIRGKIRAGAPVLPRDYKQAQSFSDRPVKLTLPGPMTIIGTVADCYYNDDARLAFDLADALNQEVLALADAGCIHIQVDEPLFARKPEDAAAFGYEALERVFHGVPDHVVRTAHMCCGYPEHIDQPDYPKADHNVYHQLVEALDGRIDALSIEDCHCHSDLSLFEKFRKTTAIVGFVDIAVSRIEAVDQIAERMREVLTILPPERLIAAPDCGLGYLTLEQTRTKLTNMCKAAAMV, encoded by the coding sequence ATGCCGATCAAAACCACCACCATCGGGGCCTTCCCCAAGCCCGACTATGTGCCGATCAAAGACTGGTTCAAGGTCACCCATGCCGCCGATAGTTATACTGCCGATGTGCTGCAAAACTGGTCGGATTCCCCCGAACACGAACCGGCCTTTGAGCGCGCCACCCGCGCGGCTGTGCAGACCCAGATCGACTGTGGCATCGACATACCGACCGATGGCGAACAGCGGCGCGAGAACTATGTGCATTACCAGTGCCGCTATATGGACGGGTTTGATTTCGACAATCTGGAACACCGTGTGTTGCGCAACGGGGCCTATGAATCCGACCTGCCGGCGATCCGTGGCAAAATCCGCGCTGGCGCCCCTGTGCTGCCGCGCGATTACAAACAGGCGCAATCCTTCTCGGACCGCCCCGTCAAACTGACCCTGCCCGGCCCGATGACCATCATCGGCACCGTGGCCGATTGCTACTACAATGACGATGCCAGACTGGCATTCGATCTGGCCGACGCGCTGAATCAGGAGGTGCTGGCGCTGGCCGATGCCGGATGCATCCACATTCAGGTGGACGAACCCCTGTTCGCCCGCAAGCCCGAGGACGCGGCGGCCTTCGGTTACGAGGCGCTGGAACGGGTGTTCCACGGCGTGCCCGACCATGTGGTGCGCACCGCCCACATGTGTTGCGGCTATCCCGAACATATTGACCAGCCGGATTACCCCAAGGCCGACCACAACGTCTATCACCAGCTGGTCGAGGCGCTGGACGGACGGATTGACGCCCTGTCGATCGAGGATTGCCATTGCCACAGCGACCTGTCGCTGTTCGAAAAGTTCCGCAAAACCACCGCGATTGTCGGCTTTGTCGATATCGCCGTTAGCCGGATCGAAGCGGTGGATCAAATCGCCGAGCGGATGCGCGAGGTTCTGACGATACTGCCACCCGAGCGCCTGATCGCCGCGCCCGATTGCGGATTGGGGTATCTGACGCTGGAACAAACCCGCACCAAGCTGACAAATATGTGTAAAGCGGCGGCAATGGTCTGA
- a CDS encoding SUF system Fe-S cluster assembly protein, whose product MTAESDTPLEGTPLIKPSSTDHPLYDKIVEACRSVYDPEVPVNIYDLGLIYTIEISDEGDVQIYMSLTAPGCPVAGEMPGWIADAISPLAGVKTVNVELVWEPQWGMEMMSDEARLELGFM is encoded by the coding sequence ATGACTGCCGAATCCGATACACCGCTAGAAGGCACACCGCTGATCAAACCGTCCAGCACGGACCATCCGCTGTATGACAAGATCGTCGAGGCCTGCCGCTCGGTCTATGACCCCGAAGTGCCGGTGAACATCTATGATCTGGGTCTGATCTATACGATCGAGATTTCAGACGAGGGCGATGTTCAGATCTATATGTCCCTGACCGCGCCCGGCTGCCCTGTCGCCGGTGAAATGCCCGGATGGATTGCCGATGCGATTTCGCCGCTGGCCGGTGTAAAAACCGTCAATGTCGAACTGGTGTGGGAACCTCAGTGGGGCATGGAAATGATGTCCGACGAGGCCCGCCTTGAACTGGGTTTCATGTAA
- a CDS encoding dicarboxylate/amino acid:cation symporter produces the protein MSDSKKMNLTTKVLLGMALGIILGLIFNLSGMMEVPEGAKAGFVNQFVVNGAFHIVGKMFVNMLKMLVVPLVFFSLICGVTGIGDIRMLGRVGTKSFALYMLTTAIAIATAILIAASLGIGDGLNLESAANFTGKDAPPLSQVLIDIIPKNPVAAMANGDMLPIIFFSIMVGVSMLMVGHKAKPFIEGAEVANEIMMKMVNIIMALAPYAVFALIAKAVANLGLDLLASLAGYVLVLVGALMFHLFVTLMITLKVFSGLSPIMFLKKIRNVQVFAFSTASSNATIPVTMRTVTQRFGVNNSVASFTVPFGATINMDGTAIMQGVATVFIANVYGVDLGMGGYLTVILMSVLASIGTAGVPGVGLIMLSMVFTQVGLPVEGIGLVLGVDRLMDMIRTAVNVSGDAAVSSIVAKSEGKLDVSVFNDPDAGMLDTDDAITIDPAVEAEMAAVVEATHDK, from the coding sequence ATGTCGGATAGCAAAAAAATGAACCTGACCACCAAGGTGCTACTTGGGATGGCGTTGGGGATTATCCTGGGGTTGATATTCAACCTTTCGGGTATGATGGAAGTCCCGGAAGGGGCCAAAGCGGGCTTTGTGAACCAGTTTGTGGTGAACGGCGCCTTTCATATCGTTGGCAAAATGTTTGTCAACATGTTGAAAATGCTGGTGGTTCCACTGGTGTTCTTCTCGCTTATCTGCGGGGTGACCGGCATTGGCGATATCAGGATGCTGGGGCGTGTGGGGACGAAATCCTTTGCGCTTTATATGCTGACAACCGCGATTGCGATTGCGACAGCGATCCTTATTGCGGCGTCATTGGGCATTGGCGACGGGCTTAATCTGGAAAGCGCGGCCAACTTCACAGGCAAAGATGCACCGCCCCTGTCGCAGGTACTGATCGACATTATTCCGAAGAATCCGGTTGCAGCGATGGCCAATGGCGACATGCTGCCAATCATTTTCTTCTCGATCATGGTCGGGGTCAGCATGCTGATGGTCGGGCACAAGGCCAAACCATTCATCGAAGGGGCCGAGGTTGCCAACGAAATCATGATGAAGATGGTGAATATCATCATGGCACTGGCCCCCTATGCCGTGTTCGCGCTGATTGCCAAAGCGGTTGCAAACCTGGGTCTGGACCTGCTGGCATCGCTTGCCGGTTATGTTCTGGTTCTGGTGGGCGCACTGATGTTCCACCTGTTTGTCACACTGATGATAACACTGAAGGTGTTCTCGGGTCTAAGTCCGATAATGTTCCTGAAGAAAATTCGCAACGTGCAGGTGTTTGCCTTTTCGACCGCATCGTCAAACGCAACCATTCCTGTCACCATGCGCACCGTGACGCAGCGCTTCGGGGTCAACAACTCGGTTGCGTCGTTCACAGTGCCGTTTGGCGCCACGATCAACATGGACGGCACCGCGATCATGCAAGGTGTTGCCACCGTGTTTATCGCCAACGTCTATGGCGTTGATCTGGGGATGGGCGGTTATCTGACCGTGATCCTGATGTCGGTTCTGGCATCCATTGGCACCGCCGGTGTTCCAGGCGTTGGCCTGATCATGCTGTCGATGGTGTTCACTCAGGTCGGCCTGCCCGTCGAGGGTATCGGCCTTGTGCTGGGTGTTGACCGTCTGATGGATATGATCCGCACAGCTGTCAACGTTTCGGGTGACGCCGCTGTTTCCAGCATTGTTGCCAAAAGCGAAGGCAAACTGGATGTCTCGGTGTTTAATGATCCGGATGCCGGCATGCTGGACACGGACGACGCCATCACCATTGATCCGGCCGTCGAAGCCGAAATGGCTGCCGTGGTAGAAGCAACCCACGACAAATAA